Proteins encoded within one genomic window of Cucumis sativus cultivar 9930 chromosome 3, Cucumber_9930_V3, whole genome shotgun sequence:
- the LOC101213965 gene encoding putative glucose-6-phosphate 1-epimerase, with protein sequence MGHSAPVWDCRAATEITQDWNGIDQVVLRNPKGASARISLHGGQVCSWRNEQGEELLFTSSKAIFKAPKAMRGGIPICFPQFGSCGSLEQHGFVKNKIWTIDDNPPPMCSDDIEGVSFVDLLYRSSEEDLKFWPYSFELRLRASLLPDGDLVLRSRIRNVNGKPFGFSFAYHTHLVVSDISEVRIEGLETVDFLDNLCQKERFTEQGDAITFESEVDRVYVSTPNLIAVLDHERKRTYVIRKEGLPDVVVWNPWEKKSKAMVDFGDEEYKQMLCVNGAALERPITLRPGEEWTGKLQLTVVPSSFSFDL encoded by the exons ATGGGGCATTCGGCGCCGGTTTGGGATTGCAGAGCGGCGACTGAGATTACACAAGATTGGAACGGCATTGATCAGGTTGTGCTTAGAAATCCCAAAGGGGCTTCCGCTAGG ATTAGCTTACATGGAGGACAAGTTTGTTCTTGGAGAAATGAGCAAGGGGAAGAACTTCTCTTCACTAGTAGTAAG GCAATCTTTAAGGCACCAAAAGCTATGAGGGGAGGAATTCCCATATGTTTCCCACAG TTTGGAAGTTGTGGATCATTAGAGCAGCATGGGTTCGTGAAGAACAAGATCTGGACAATTGATGATAATCCGCCGCCAATGTGCTCAGATGACATCGAGGGGGTCTCCTTTGTTGATTTACTATATAGATCCTCAGAGGaggatttgaaattttggccATATAG TTTTGAGCTCCGCCTGCGGGCATCTCTACTACCCGATGGAGACCTGGTTTTGAGATCTAGAATTAGGAATGTAAATGGAAAACCATTTGGTTTCTCATTTGCCTATCACACCCACTTGGTGGTTTCAGACATAAG CGAGGTGAGAATTGAAGGTCTCGAAACAGTCGATTTCTTGGACAATCTATGTCAAAAGGAACGCTTTACAGAACAAGGAGATGCCATAACCTTTGAATCTGAg GTGGATCGAGTATATGTCAGCACTCCGAATTTAATTGCTGTACTTGATCATGAAAGAAAGCGGACTTATGTGATAAGAAAGGAAGGATTACCTGATGTTG TGGTTTGGAATCCATGGGAAAAGAAGTCAAAAGCAATGGTCGATTTTGGCGACGAAGAATACAAACAGATGCTTTGTGTTAATGGAGCAGCGTTAGAGAGACCGATCACCTTGAGGCCAGGTGAGGAATGGACAGGGAAACTGCAACTCACCGTCGTTCCTTCGAGTTTCTCTTTTGACTTGTAG